Proteins encoded in a region of the Buteo buteo chromosome 11, bButBut1.hap1.1, whole genome shotgun sequence genome:
- the XBP1 gene encoding LOW QUALITY PROTEIN: X-box-binding protein 1 (The sequence of the model RefSeq protein was modified relative to this genomic sequence to represent the inferred CDS: deleted 2 bases in 1 codon) — translation MAALPGAAAPRLLLIPSKAAEPPGRAAGRHISVVLPVGAAASSSDLEAPQPARKRQRLTHLSPEEKALRRKLKNRVAAQSARDRKKARMTELEQQVVELEEENQKLLLENRLLREKTCSLALENQELRCRLGLDALKTEDESESEVVKESQVDEIRLVTGSAERSTQTTCSSAAGAGPAVTISDSFHMDSDGSDSSDSESDLLLGFLDSLDPEMFFKYADSESTCLEKLEEEICGETNSIPTSPSPSLGSPSAKLEAINELIRFDHVYTKPLILEIPVKMGNQTNMLVKIEEVSLSPSEDKAVPKIPVSVKEEPVDSFMPELGISHLLSSHHSLSASSYLLDACSDSGYEGSLSPFSDMSSPLDTDHAWEDSFANELFPQLISV, via the exons ATGGCAGCGCTGCCCGGTGCCGCAGCCCCCCGGCTGCTCCTCATCCCTAGCAAAGCAGCCGAGCCACCCGGCCGCGCGGCCGGCCGCCATATTTCCGTTGTCCTGCCGGTAGGAGCCGCCGCCAGCTCCTCGGACCTGGAGGCCCCGCAGCCGGCCCGCAAGCGGCAACGGCTCACTCATCTGAGCCCAGAGGAGAAAGCGCTGCGCAG GAAGCTGAAGAACCGCGTGGCGGCCCAGAGCGCCCGGGACAGGAAGAAGGCGCGGATGAcggagctggagcagcaggtggtggagctggaggaggag AaccagaagctgctgctggagaaccGGCTCCTGCGGGAGAAGACGTGTAGCCTTGCTCTGGAGAACCAGGAGCTCCGCTGCCGCCTGGGCTTAGATGCTCTGAAGACAGAGGATGAGAGCGAGTCCGAG GTTGTGAAGGAATCGCAGGTGGATGAGATTAGATTGGTGACCGGGTCCGCTGAG CGCAGCACTCAGACTACGTGTTCCTCTGCAGCAGGTGCAGGCCCAGCAGTCACCATTTCTGATAGCTTCCACATGGATTCTGATGGCAGTGACTCTTCAGACTCAGAG TCTGATCTCCTCTTGGGCTTTCTGGACAGTCTGGACCCAGAGATGTTTTTCAAATATGCTGATTCAGAGTCGACATGCCTggaaaagctggaggaagagatCTGTGGAGAAACAAATTCCATACCaacctccccctctccctctttgGGGTCCCCATCAGCTAAGCTGGAGGCCATTAATGAACTGATAAGGTTTGATCATGTGTACACAAAGCCCCTAATACTGGAGATTCCTGTTAAAATGGGCAACCAAACCAATATGCTAGTGAAAATTGAagaagtctctctctctccatctgAAGATAAAGCTGTCCCTAAGATCCCAGTATCTGTGAAAGAGGAACCCGTAGACAGCTTCATGCCTGAACTGGGCATCTCTCATCTGCTTTCCTCTCATCACAGCCTTTCAGCCTCAAGCTATCTGTTGGATGCCTGTAGTGACTCTGGATATGAAGGATCCCTGTCGCCCTTCAGTGACATGTCCTCTCCACTTGACACTGACCATGCTTGGGAGGATAGCTTTGCCAATGAACTCTTTCCCCAACTGATCAGTGTCTAA